A genomic region of Paenibacillus sp. PL2-23 contains the following coding sequences:
- a CDS encoding amidase family protein, producing the protein MRGFGLTFDGTNSFATTQSFNQGGILITRDIYVNNASNSVRFFDTFTNTSNAAITVDVSFGGSLGYGSGDYNSLVKMTSSGDTAITSEDSWALIGNSRAADRPIGVLLGESAPFQGALHGTGNQQKDPFTTPLATAGNESNFYGFIHQLTIQPGHTESLARYVMAGETGDAGLTQAEETLNQLADNPDLTNLTAEQVCTLSNWDVTSLNGFDSAVCAGVTSLSVPAAPAAPAMVTSSSYDVFNKTIAQLQADMVNGLTTSEAITQAYLDRISAYDLGQMGLHSFLHVSSTALQQARAADQARRAGQTGELLGIPIAIKDIFDTKDMPTTGGSKALAGWQPASDAYQVEKLREAGAVIIGKANTSEFANSGSFSESGWMQTWNALYPSKTSYGSSGGSAVSVAASFAAAALGTQTGVSLYAPTVGASLTTFRGTDGMASTRGVMPLTWGQDYAGPIARTVTDLAYLLNATTGTDPQDMLTVEADDRRPEDWTAALDATALNGKRIGYIPASFVSSYADDGTGTAIMDHFDSLVAAGAEMVEMTAPPGGGTRPGGNAGAEGWARYLELHDNFPFASGDELLASPEVLLYNQRSLQVRERMTEAQVQDYINYRTNYKQIIADWMDQFDVDSVVYAGFISDMYNNDGAAAQLSADRGTGVLTSTVGLPTVVVPVGQSPNGYSISMQLVGKAWDDANVLAMGYALEQQTMARSVTTFAPPLTYVQPYIPPVNPVNPPPAQQDEEQEEQEQEQDETEQEQEQEEQAPVVVSFSDTMQHWAKGSIDFLIQKGLLSGFPDETFRPDLSMTRAQAVKVMVLQSGLDAQPSSFIDVSGMHWAAGYIGAAQKAGLMNGYSDGTFQPDKPLTRAEMAVLLARAFQLSGSSTGFSDVESEDWSASAIAALSANNIITGYGDGSFRPAKSITRAEFATMVTRVLQR; encoded by the coding sequence ATGAGAGGCTTTGGACTTACCTTCGACGGCACCAACTCCTTTGCCACAACACAATCCTTCAATCAAGGCGGTATCCTGATTACTCGCGATATTTATGTTAATAACGCCAGCAATAGCGTCAGGTTTTTTGACACCTTTACGAATACGTCCAATGCCGCTATAACGGTCGATGTTTCCTTTGGCGGATCGCTGGGCTATGGGAGCGGCGACTATAACAGCTTGGTCAAAATGACCTCCAGCGGCGACACTGCCATCACTTCCGAGGATTCCTGGGCACTAATCGGCAATTCCAGAGCAGCGGACCGGCCAATCGGGGTGCTGCTGGGCGAATCGGCCCCGTTCCAGGGCGCGCTGCATGGCACAGGCAATCAGCAGAAGGACCCCTTTACCACTCCGCTGGCAACCGCCGGCAACGAGTCGAACTTTTACGGCTTTATTCATCAGCTGACAATCCAGCCCGGCCATACTGAATCTCTGGCCCGATATGTCATGGCGGGTGAAACAGGCGATGCAGGTCTGACTCAGGCAGAAGAAACACTGAATCAGCTGGCAGACAACCCGGATTTAACGAATCTGACTGCTGAGCAGGTATGTACGCTGAGCAACTGGGATGTAACCAGCTTAAACGGATTTGATTCTGCCGTATGCGCTGGCGTCACCTCTCTCAGTGTGCCGGCGGCTCCCGCTGCGCCTGCTATGGTGACAAGCTCCAGCTACGATGTGTTCAACAAAACCATCGCCCAGCTGCAAGCTGATATGGTGAACGGGCTGACAACCTCGGAAGCCATTACCCAGGCTTATCTGGATCGTATATCGGCCTACGACCTCGGGCAAATGGGCTTACACTCCTTCCTGCACGTATCCAGCACGGCCCTTCAGCAGGCCCGAGCCGCCGACCAAGCGCGCCGAGCAGGACAAACCGGGGAATTGCTTGGCATTCCCATTGCCATCAAAGATATTTTTGACACGAAGGATATGCCGACGACAGGCGGCTCCAAGGCGCTGGCGGGATGGCAGCCGGCATCAGACGCTTATCAGGTTGAAAAGCTGAGAGAAGCGGGAGCTGTTATCATTGGCAAAGCCAATACCTCGGAATTCGCTAACAGCGGAAGCTTCAGCGAAAGCGGCTGGATGCAGACCTGGAATGCGCTCTATCCGTCCAAAACCTCGTACGGCTCCAGCGGCGGCTCTGCCGTATCCGTTGCAGCCAGCTTCGCGGCCGCTGCGCTGGGCACTCAGACAGGCGTCTCCCTGTATGCGCCGACAGTTGGCGCCAGCCTGACGACGTTCCGCGGCACTGACGGCATGGCAAGCACACGCGGCGTTATGCCGCTGACATGGGGACAGGACTATGCGGGCCCTATCGCTCGCACCGTCACGGATCTGGCGTACCTGCTGAATGCTACAACAGGCACAGACCCTCAGGATATGCTGACTGTAGAAGCCGATGACAGAAGGCCCGAGGACTGGACGGCAGCTCTTGATGCCACTGCCCTGAATGGCAAACGTATCGGCTATATCCCAGCCTCCTTCGTATCCTCTTATGCCGATGACGGTACAGGAACAGCTATTATGGACCATTTTGACAGCTTGGTCGCAGCAGGTGCTGAAATGGTCGAGATGACCGCGCCTCCAGGCGGCGGCACAAGACCAGGCGGCAATGCAGGAGCCGAGGGCTGGGCCCGCTATCTCGAGCTTCACGATAATTTCCCTTTCGCCAGCGGCGATGAGCTCCTCGCTTCGCCCGAGGTGCTGCTGTACAATCAACGAAGCCTGCAGGTTCGTGAACGTATGACGGAAGCTCAGGTACAGGACTATATCAATTACCGTACGAACTATAAGCAGATTATTGCAGACTGGATGGATCAATTCGACGTAGACAGCGTTGTATATGCCGGCTTTATTAGCGACATGTATAACAATGACGGCGCCGCCGCTCAATTGAGTGCGGACAGAGGCACTGGCGTACTGACATCCACCGTTGGCCTGCCTACAGTGGTTGTGCCCGTGGGCCAAAGCCCGAATGGCTACTCCATCTCCATGCAGCTGGTAGGCAAAGCATGGGATGACGCCAACGTACTGGCTATGGGATACGCGCTGGAGCAGCAAACCATGGCGCGCAGCGTTACGACCTTTGCGCCTCCATTGACTTATGTACAGCCATATATCCCTCCTGTCAACCCGGTTAACCCGCCGCCTGCCCAGCAGGATGAAGAGCAAGAGGAGCAAGAGCAAGAGCAAGATGAAACAGAACAGGAACAGGAACAGGAAGAGCAAGCCCCTGTAGTCGTATCCTTCAGCGATACGATGCAGCATTGGGCCAAAGGCAGCATTGACTTCCTTATTCAGAAGGGATTGCTGTCCGGCTTCCCGGATGAGACCTTCCGTCCAGATCTGAGCATGACAAGGGCGCAGGCTGTGAAGGTGATGGTGCTTCAATCGGGCCTGGATGCCCAGCCAAGCAGCTTCATCGATGTATCCGGGATGCACTGGGCCGCTGGCTACATCGGCGCGGCACAGAAAGCTGGACTTATGAATGGCTATTCGGATGGCACCTTCCAGCCGGACAAGCCTCTGACACGGGCCGAGATGGCCGTGCTGCTTGCCAGAGCATTCCAGCTCAGTGGCAGCAGCACAGGCTTCTCTGATGTAGAGTCGGAGGACTGGTCAGCGTCAGCCATCGCAGCCCTAAGCGCCAACAACATTATTACCGGCTATGGAGACGGCTCCTTCCGACCTGCCAAGTCGATCACAAGAGCCGAATTCGCCACCATGGTGACAAGAGTGCTGCAGCGTTAA
- a CDS encoding spore germination protein codes for MKNDKEGELMSILQQLKFRAKTDDDLLLEPIRISGQEAIFIAQRSLIDLPATLNSLYQRSANPASGCVVLGKPIPDPEEKELLTAILEGQGLLWLEADRCFVAVTPIAKTLSRSIETPTTENVLRGSISAFVEDLDTNIGLIRKHEPSSTLLTREFHFGKIGHKRVVLLYKDDLIEPQLKQSIMEQLNRHAEQELSNLQMLSLILGFPKWTLVTKFNTSELPQEAETALNLGKAVLLVDRMPFAVILPSLLWDMFAVQNDRNFPAVFMGLIRFLRILAVFTNIIIPGLYVALVSVNPDVLRIEMALSIAKSRVDVPYPSIVETLLLLFILELTLEASIRLPKSIGPTVTMVGGIILGQAVVSAKLVSNLLIIILAATSISSSVVVGFQNSFSVRLFKYLLLVLSAIFGVIGLIGGLVIICAYLSSVTSFGIPYLQLYKSGRGPNG; via the coding sequence GTGAAAAATGATAAAGAAGGGGAACTCATGAGTATCCTTCAACAATTAAAGTTCAGAGCGAAGACGGACGACGATCTGCTTCTTGAGCCAATACGCATTAGCGGCCAAGAAGCCATTTTTATCGCCCAACGTTCACTTATTGATCTACCCGCTACCCTGAATAGCTTGTATCAACGTTCTGCCAATCCAGCTTCAGGTTGTGTCGTCTTAGGCAAACCTATTCCAGATCCAGAGGAAAAGGAGCTTTTGACAGCCATATTAGAGGGGCAGGGACTTCTATGGCTCGAAGCAGATCGCTGCTTTGTGGCGGTCACGCCAATTGCCAAAACCTTATCAAGATCAATCGAGACGCCAACGACAGAGAACGTCCTTAGAGGCTCGATCAGCGCCTTCGTAGAGGACCTGGATACCAATATCGGACTCATTCGCAAGCATGAGCCTTCCTCCACCCTTTTAACCCGGGAATTCCACTTCGGGAAAATAGGGCATAAGCGAGTGGTTCTGCTGTATAAGGATGATTTGATCGAACCTCAGTTGAAGCAATCGATAATGGAGCAACTGAACCGACATGCCGAACAAGAGCTTAGCAACCTCCAAATGCTTTCACTTATTCTTGGATTTCCTAAGTGGACGCTTGTGACGAAATTCAATACATCAGAATTGCCGCAGGAAGCCGAAACCGCGTTGAACCTTGGCAAAGCTGTCCTGCTTGTAGACCGGATGCCATTTGCCGTGATCCTTCCTAGTCTCCTCTGGGATATGTTTGCGGTGCAAAACGACAGAAACTTCCCTGCTGTATTTATGGGATTGATCCGCTTTCTTCGTATCCTTGCCGTATTTACGAACATCATCATTCCCGGCTTGTATGTTGCGCTTGTTTCCGTGAACCCGGACGTGCTACGTATTGAGATGGCCCTCTCAATCGCAAAGAGCCGCGTAGATGTTCCTTATCCTTCTATCGTAGAAACTTTGCTGCTGCTTTTTATTCTGGAATTAACGTTAGAGGCGAGCATACGACTTCCCAAGAGCATAGGACCTACAGTAACGATGGTGGGAGGCATCATATTAGGACAAGCCGTCGTCAGCGCTAAGCTGGTCAGCAATTTGCTTATCATTATTCTAGCCGCTACTTCCATTTCAAGCTCTGTGGTCGTTGGCTTCCAAAATTCCTTCTCCGTTCGTCTCTTTAAATATTTGTTGCTTGTCCTATCCGCTATATTTGGCGTCATCGGTTTAATAGGAGGACTTGTCATCATATGCGCTTATCTCTCCAGCGTAACGTCCTTCGGCATTCCGTATTTGCAGCTGTACAAATCTGGGAGGGGACCCAATGGTTAA
- a CDS encoding GerAB/ArcD/ProY family transporter, whose translation MVKNAQVISMYWLTHIGLIFFLYPADIIESTGAGHWIPILVGYSIHVVVLYVYLKGLRLADGHSLPDILAMAGRHAAAVLLAPVFIYLTLVLIITARAYGEIINLLYLENTPLWATIALLLGIAAYVASLGLESMMRTGLLLFGLCLPFAVFVLASSFQNADWHYFLPVMDERSSSFSFLTAQPFLKSLFAFGGGFLFLGFVQPRLHYHHRKLLLSSLVLLPLFLISVYVPILTFGQNTASTFLFPFLMATDTVDIDYLIFERTTLFFMLSMIVFVIIFLALVLWKTTIIAGRFAKIPIKPFTAVWALVLWLASLQLKDWQNVEELLGWNTYFRLYIMFVIPFITLALGYRHARSKRGDQTYESPS comes from the coding sequence ATGGTTAAAAACGCACAAGTGATCAGTATGTATTGGCTCACCCATATCGGCTTGATTTTTTTCTTATATCCAGCGGATATCATTGAATCAACCGGAGCCGGCCATTGGATCCCAATCTTGGTCGGCTATAGCATACACGTTGTGGTGCTTTACGTGTATTTGAAGGGCTTGCGACTGGCCGACGGCCATAGCCTGCCTGATATTCTCGCTATGGCAGGCAGGCATGCAGCTGCGGTTCTGCTGGCCCCTGTGTTCATCTATTTGACGCTGGTCCTCATCATTACTGCGAGAGCCTATGGAGAAATCATCAATCTGCTTTATCTTGAGAATACCCCCTTGTGGGCTACAATCGCTCTATTGCTTGGCATTGCAGCTTATGTGGCATCGCTGGGGCTGGAGTCGATGATGCGGACAGGACTGCTGTTATTTGGCTTATGCTTGCCTTTTGCCGTATTTGTGCTCGCTTCCTCATTCCAGAACGCCGACTGGCACTACTTTCTCCCAGTGATGGATGAAAGGTCTTCAAGCTTCTCCTTTCTGACAGCCCAGCCCTTTCTAAAAAGCTTGTTCGCCTTCGGAGGAGGGTTCTTGTTTCTCGGCTTTGTCCAGCCCAGGCTCCACTACCATCACCGGAAGCTTCTATTGTCCAGCCTGGTTCTGCTGCCTTTATTTCTAATTTCGGTTTACGTCCCGATCCTGACCTTCGGTCAGAACACAGCATCTACTTTCCTTTTCCCATTCCTGATGGCTACCGACACCGTCGATATCGACTATTTAATTTTCGAGAGGACAACTTTGTTTTTTATGCTGAGTATGATCGTATTTGTAATCATCTTTCTGGCTCTTGTCCTATGGAAAACAACGATTATTGCAGGTCGTTTCGCAAAAATACCCATCAAGCCCTTCACAGCTGTGTGGGCACTCGTATTATGGCTGGCCTCGCTCCAGCTTAAGGACTGGCAGAACGTGGAGGAGCTTCTTGGCTGGAACACATATTTTAGACTCTATATCATGTTCGTCATCCCTTTCATTACCCTAGCCCTTGGATACCGCCATGCCCGCAGCAAGAGAGGAGATCAGACATATGAATCACCTTCTTAG
- a CDS encoding Ger(x)C family spore germination protein yields MNHLLRRLFPAIAIWLIILPTLSGCWDNKDINHRALPIAMGIAKREGIYVVILQIPEPGLGATKIRIVQQTGTTINEIVDRMSKNMESQVDLLHLKVVLFEASFAEVGVHDIVETFMRAHALSPNTMAAICDEPIDTFFHNIEFYNKNNGTVLINFFEKNAGWNPHIAADRIWELYRSMRSYTRDTVVPIIRSGKGTVIESRGSAVIRNGRFVERLSSDETLLINVFNGISARGKIEVMDHATVQIIGTSIRRRSFIQNGRPILTVSVTLKGSLVETRGQPTIDQIKKEIDEQLTVRFEGMLRKLQKENADILGTGQLFRTKYNRVELSHWRTDYFPQLRIDIKFNSIIQNTGNLKAQAQ; encoded by the coding sequence ATGAATCACCTTCTTAGACGACTGTTTCCGGCTATTGCGATATGGCTGATTATTTTACCAACACTGAGCGGCTGCTGGGACAACAAGGACATTAATCACAGAGCACTTCCAATTGCGATGGGAATTGCCAAAAGAGAGGGAATATATGTGGTTATTCTCCAGATACCAGAGCCCGGACTGGGGGCAACCAAAATCCGGATCGTCCAGCAGACCGGTACAACAATTAACGAAATTGTCGACCGAATGAGCAAAAATATGGAAAGCCAAGTCGATCTCCTGCACCTTAAGGTTGTTCTCTTCGAAGCCAGCTTTGCTGAGGTTGGAGTTCATGACATTGTGGAGACGTTTATGCGCGCCCATGCCCTGTCTCCCAATACAATGGCAGCGATTTGCGATGAGCCAATCGACACTTTTTTCCATAATATCGAGTTCTACAATAAAAACAACGGTACGGTGTTAATTAATTTTTTCGAAAAAAATGCGGGGTGGAATCCTCATATTGCAGCTGACCGTATTTGGGAGCTTTACAGGAGCATGCGATCCTACACACGCGACACCGTCGTTCCCATCATCCGATCAGGCAAAGGCACAGTGATTGAAAGCAGAGGATCAGCCGTCATCCGGAACGGCCGATTCGTTGAACGGCTGTCATCTGACGAAACTCTGCTCATTAACGTATTTAACGGCATTAGCGCGCGAGGGAAAATTGAAGTCATGGATCACGCGACCGTGCAAATCATAGGCACATCCATTCGTCGCAGGAGCTTTATCCAGAATGGCCGGCCCATACTCACAGTTTCCGTTACGCTCAAGGGCTCTCTGGTCGAAACACGCGGACAGCCGACGATTGACCAAATCAAGAAGGAAATTGACGAGCAGCTGACCGTCAGATTCGAGGGTATGCTCAGAAAGCTGCAGAAAGAGAACGCAGACATTCTTGGTACCGGCCAATTATTCCGAACAAAATACAACAGAGTGGAGCTATCGCATTGGCGAACAGATTACTTTCCACAGTTGAGAATTGATATTAAATTCAATTCGATTATTCAGAATACAGGAAATTTGAAAGCCCAAGCGCAGTGA